A stretch of the Synechocystis sp. PCC 7338 genome encodes the following:
- the crtD gene encoding C-3',4' desaturase CrtD gives MTLNKAESQSVIVIGAGIGGLTTAALLAQQGYQVKVYEQATMVGGCASTFRRRGFIFDVGATQVAGLEPGGIHHRIFRQLQVDLPEATLCDPSCAVFLPGESQPINIWHNPDRWQKERERQFPGSGRFWQLLQTLFQISWRFQARDPVLPPRNAWDLGQLLQALRPDTLLTTPFVTLTVGDALRLLGLGADHRLKTFLDLQLKLYSQVGADETALLYAATALSVSQAPQGLWHLQGSMQALGDRLVEALKNYGGEVFCGRCVEQIHCDQGQVQGVTVRDIKSGEVRREEAQQVVANLTVQNLLQAVDQPLPGYHQRVTNLPPSSGAFVIYLGVREDAIPSDCAPHLQFLYDRQGPIGENNSLFVSVSKPGDGRAPLGCRTLIASSFTDVAPWWDASPAQYQAHKQSYITTAIARLGEYFNLNESNIVHQESATPRTFARYTARDQGIVGGVGQRLTTFGPFGFAPRTPIRNLWLVGDSVHPGEGTAGVSYSALTIARQICASEAINF, from the coding sequence ATGACCCTGAACAAGGCTGAATCTCAATCCGTAATCGTCATTGGCGCTGGCATTGGCGGTCTAACAACGGCGGCCTTGTTGGCCCAGCAGGGCTACCAAGTTAAAGTTTATGAACAGGCAACCATGGTCGGGGGCTGTGCTTCCACTTTTCGGAGACGGGGTTTCATTTTTGATGTGGGGGCCACCCAAGTAGCGGGACTAGAACCGGGGGGTATTCACCATCGCATTTTCCGGCAGTTACAGGTGGATTTACCGGAGGCAACCCTTTGTGATCCGTCCTGTGCCGTTTTTTTACCGGGGGAAAGCCAACCAATTAACATTTGGCATAACCCTGATCGATGGCAAAAGGAAAGGGAGCGGCAATTTCCAGGGAGTGGCAGATTTTGGCAATTACTACAAACCCTCTTCCAAATTAGTTGGCGTTTTCAGGCACGAGATCCCGTTTTACCTCCCCGTAATGCCTGGGATTTGGGGCAATTGTTGCAGGCGTTGCGGCCAGATACTCTGCTCACGACCCCCTTTGTCACCCTCACGGTGGGGGATGCTCTCCGGCTATTGGGTTTAGGGGCAGACCACCGTCTAAAAACTTTCCTTGATTTACAGTTGAAACTCTATTCCCAGGTGGGAGCCGATGAGACAGCATTGTTATACGCCGCTACCGCCTTGAGTGTTTCCCAAGCTCCCCAGGGTTTATGGCATCTCCAGGGCAGTATGCAAGCCCTAGGCGATCGCCTGGTGGAAGCTTTAAAAAACTATGGAGGGGAAGTATTTTGTGGCCGGTGCGTGGAGCAGATTCATTGTGACCAAGGGCAAGTACAGGGGGTGACGGTGCGGGACATTAAAAGCGGCGAAGTACGTCGGGAGGAAGCTCAGCAAGTGGTGGCCAATTTAACGGTGCAGAATTTACTCCAAGCGGTGGACCAGCCATTGCCTGGTTATCACCAAAGGGTGACTAATTTACCCCCTAGTTCCGGTGCTTTTGTCATTTATTTAGGTGTCAGAGAAGATGCCATTCCGTCCGACTGTGCTCCCCACCTACAGTTTTTGTACGATCGCCAGGGCCCCATTGGCGAAAATAATTCCCTTTTTGTCAGCGTCAGTAAACCGGGGGATGGCCGGGCTCCCCTGGGCTGTAGAACTCTAATTGCTTCTTCCTTCACCGATGTGGCCCCCTGGTGGGATGCTTCCCCGGCACAATATCAAGCCCACAAGCAAAGTTACATAACCACGGCGATCGCCAGATTGGGAGAATATTTCAACCTGAATGAATCCAACATTGTCCACCAAGAAAGTGCCACTCCCCGTACCTTTGCCCGCTATACTGCCCGAGATCAAGGCATTGTGGGCGGAGTCGGCCAGCGTTTGACCACCTTTGGCCCCTTTGGCTTTGCCCCCCGTACCCCCATCCGTAATTTGTGGTTAGTGGGGGATTCCGTCCATCCGGGGGAAGGCACCGCTGGGGTAAGTTACAGTGCTCTCACCATTGCCCGGCAAATTTGCGCTAGTGAAGCAATAAATTTCTAG